The following proteins are co-located in the Pseudomonas sp. ATCC 13867 genome:
- a CDS encoding CheR family methyltransferase, with product MTDARFARLLKERIGLDAESVGDAVIGRAVRQRSVKVAGGDAERYWERLQVSAEEVQALIEAVIVPETWFFRYPESFAALAQLAGRRVCELAGARPLRLLSLPCSSGEEPYSIVMALLDAGLAPSAFQVDALDVSRPVLERAEAGRYGRNSFRGANLGFRDRHFTGTDSDFQISEAVRAKVQFRLGNLLSPSLLAGEAPYDYVFCRNLLIYFDRATQERVVDVLRRLAREDGVLFIGPAEASLLSRQGLRPLGVAQSFAFPLDSQAQAPAARPALVPPPPRRTAPATKSSAAPVRPRAPKPSPPIPRLASASASLEDIARLANSGQAAEARQRCEALLAEQGPNAEAFYWLGLLSDAQGRGAQAQGYYRKALYLQPDHQESLLHLAALLAAQGDQEGARRLQERAARGVKRDA from the coding sequence ATGACCGATGCGCGCTTCGCCCGGCTGCTCAAGGAGCGCATCGGCCTGGACGCCGAGTCGGTCGGCGACGCGGTGATCGGCCGTGCCGTGCGCCAGCGCAGCGTCAAGGTGGCCGGCGGCGATGCCGAGCGCTACTGGGAACGCCTGCAGGTGTCCGCCGAAGAAGTGCAGGCGCTGATCGAGGCGGTGATCGTCCCGGAAACCTGGTTCTTCCGTTATCCGGAGTCCTTCGCCGCGCTGGCCCAGCTGGCCGGGCGCCGGGTCTGCGAGCTGGCCGGTGCGCGCCCCTTGCGCCTGCTCAGCCTGCCGTGCTCGTCGGGCGAGGAGCCTTATTCGATCGTCATGGCGCTGCTCGACGCGGGGCTGGCGCCTTCGGCCTTCCAGGTCGACGCGCTGGACGTCAGCCGCCCGGTGCTCGAACGCGCCGAGGCGGGCCGTTACGGGCGCAACTCCTTTCGTGGCGCGAACCTGGGGTTCCGCGATCGTCACTTCACCGGCACGGACAGCGATTTCCAGATCAGCGAGGCCGTGCGGGCGAAGGTGCAGTTCCGCCTGGGCAACCTGCTGTCGCCGTCGCTGCTGGCCGGCGAGGCGCCCTATGACTATGTGTTCTGCCGCAACCTGCTGATCTATTTCGACCGCGCGACCCAGGAACGGGTGGTGGACGTGCTGCGCCGCCTGGCGCGCGAGGACGGGGTACTGTTCATCGGCCCCGCCGAGGCCAGCCTGCTGTCGCGCCAGGGGTTGCGGCCGCTGGGCGTGGCGCAGTCCTTTGCCTTCCCGCTGGACAGCCAGGCCCAGGCGCCGGCGGCGCGCCCGGCATTGGTGCCGCCGCCGCCCAGGCGTACCGCGCCGGCGACGAAATCCAGCGCCGCGCCGGTGCGTCCGCGCGCGCCGAAGCCGTCTCCACCGATCCCGCGCCTTGCGTCGGCCAGCGCCAGCCTCGAAGACATTGCCCGGCTGGCCAATTCCGGCCAGGCTGCCGAGGCACGCCAGCGTTGCGAAGCGCTACTGGCCGAACAGGGCCCCAACGCCGAGGCGTTCTACTGGCTGGGGCTGCTCAGCGACGCCCAGGGGCGGGGGGCGCAGGCGCAGGGCTACTACCGCAAGGCGCTGTACCTGCAACCCGATCATCAGGAAAGCCTCCTGCATCTGGCCGCGCTGCTCGCCGCCCAGGGCGACCAGGAGGGCGCCCGGCGCCTGCAGGAACGCGCCGCGCGAGGAGTGAAGCGCGATGCCTGA
- a CDS encoding chemotaxis protein CheW, producing the protein MAFPASRSDAAMAGRLYLQFRLGADRYALDVHDVIEVLPLPALKRLPEAPAWVAGLYAHRGELLPVLDLSQLAFGHSAPRRTSTRLVLVRYRVDAQAIEQHLGLILEQATHTLRRDPAAFRDYELDNGAARYLGPVLEDEQGLLQRVAVDQLLTDEARERLLRDAGSAA; encoded by the coding sequence ATGGCGTTTCCCGCTTCAAGGTCTGACGCGGCAATGGCCGGCAGGCTCTACCTGCAGTTCCGCCTCGGCGCGGACCGCTATGCGCTGGACGTGCACGACGTCATCGAAGTGCTGCCGTTGCCGGCGCTCAAGCGCCTGCCCGAGGCGCCGGCGTGGGTCGCCGGGCTTTACGCCCATCGCGGCGAGCTGCTGCCGGTGCTCGATCTCAGCCAGCTCGCCTTCGGTCACAGCGCGCCCCGGCGCACCAGCACGCGCCTGGTGCTGGTGCGCTACCGGGTGGATGCGCAGGCCATCGAACAGCATCTCGGGCTGATCCTGGAGCAGGCCACCCACACCTTGCGCCGCGATCCGGCGGCCTTCCGCGACTATGAGCTGGACAACGGCGCCGCCCGCTACCTCGGCCCGGTGCTGGAGGACGAGCAGGGACTGTTGCAGCGCGTGGCGGTCGATCAATTGCTGACCGATGAGGCGCGCGAGCGTCTGCTGCGCGATGCGGGGAGTGCGGCATGA
- a CDS encoding YqaA family protein: MLSLALAAHAGLFLSAFGAATLLPLQSEAVLVGLLLGGQYPLWSLLLAASLGNVLGSLVNWVLGRGIERWHDQRWFPVSAQTLEKAQARYRRFGCWSLLLSWAPLIGDPLTLIAGVMREPLWRFLLLVTLAKVGRYAALAWLTLG; this comes from the coding sequence ATGCTGTCCCTTGCCCTGGCCGCCCACGCCGGCCTTTTCCTCTCGGCCTTCGGCGCCGCCACCCTGCTGCCCCTGCAATCGGAAGCGGTGCTCGTGGGCCTGCTGCTCGGCGGGCAATACCCGCTCTGGTCGCTGCTGCTGGCCGCGAGCCTGGGCAACGTGCTCGGCTCGCTGGTCAACTGGGTGCTGGGGCGCGGCATCGAACGCTGGCATGACCAGCGCTGGTTCCCGGTCAGCGCGCAGACGCTGGAAAAAGCCCAGGCGCGTTACCGGCGCTTCGGCTGCTGGTCGCTGCTGCTGAGCTGGGCGCCGCTGATCGGCGACCCGCTGACCCTGATCGCCGGTGTGATGCGCGAGCCGCTCTGGCGCTTCCTGCTGCTGGTGACCCTGGCCAAGGTCGGCCGCTACGCCGCACTGGCCTGGCTGACGCTGGGTTGA
- a CDS encoding methyl-accepting chemotaxis protein has product MKNWTLRQRILASFAVVIAIMLLMVVISYVRLLDVEYSTERVSRDAMPGTYALTTMRSSWTDSILMVQMLVGLSEDKPLDAAGRQAFRTNHEALLERLARYEATIHEDRDRQMLARFKQQAQDYDVLLGQVLEQYGTDRIAARKLLVEKLDPAWDTGRKTLNDLIDLNRQIADAAAEEIVIEVQRAKVIMLVSLLLAIIVAAICGLLLMRAITEPVRQMVRGLSSMGGGDLTTRLELERNDEFGVIETGFNGMAEELKSLVSQAQRSAIQVTTSVTEIAATSKQQQATATETAATTTEIGATSREIAATSRDLVRTMTEVSSAAEQTSTLAGSGQLGLARMEETMHHVMGAAELVNAKLAILNERAGNINQVVTTIVKVADQTNLLSLNAAIEAEKAGEYGRGFAVVATEVRRLADQTAVATYDIEQMVREIQSAVSAGVMGMDKFSEEVRRGIAEVGQVGEQLSQIIQQVQALAPRVQMVNEGMQAQATGAEQINQALVQLGEATGQTVESLRQASFAIDELNLVANGLRNGVSRFKV; this is encoded by the coding sequence GTGAAGAACTGGACTCTACGCCAACGCATCCTGGCCAGCTTTGCTGTCGTCATCGCCATCATGTTGCTGATGGTGGTGATCTCCTATGTCCGCCTGCTGGACGTGGAATACAGCACGGAGCGGGTCAGCCGCGATGCCATGCCTGGGACCTACGCCCTGACCACCATGCGCTCGTCCTGGACCGACAGCATCCTGATGGTGCAGATGCTGGTCGGCCTGAGCGAGGACAAGCCGCTCGACGCGGCGGGTCGCCAGGCGTTCCGTACCAACCATGAGGCGCTGCTCGAGCGCCTCGCCCGCTACGAAGCGACCATCCACGAGGACCGCGACCGCCAGATGCTGGCGCGTTTCAAGCAGCAGGCGCAGGACTACGACGTGCTGCTGGGGCAAGTGCTGGAGCAGTACGGCACCGATCGTATCGCGGCGCGCAAGCTGCTGGTGGAGAAGCTGGATCCGGCCTGGGACACCGGGCGCAAGACGCTCAACGACCTGATCGACCTGAACAGGCAGATCGCCGACGCGGCCGCCGAAGAGATCGTCATCGAAGTGCAGCGGGCCAAGGTCATCATGCTGGTGTCGCTGCTGCTGGCCATCATCGTGGCGGCGATCTGCGGGCTGTTGCTGATGCGCGCCATCACCGAGCCGGTGCGCCAGATGGTGCGCGGGCTGTCGTCGATGGGCGGCGGCGACCTGACTACCCGCCTGGAGCTGGAACGCAACGATGAGTTCGGTGTGATCGAAACCGGCTTCAACGGCATGGCCGAAGAGCTCAAGAGTCTGGTGTCGCAGGCGCAGCGTTCGGCCATCCAGGTGACCACCTCGGTGACCGAGATCGCCGCCACCTCCAAGCAGCAGCAGGCCACCGCCACCGAGACGGCCGCCACCACCACCGAGATCGGCGCCACCTCGCGGGAAATCGCCGCCACCTCGCGCGACCTGGTGCGCACCATGACCGAGGTGTCCTCGGCGGCCGAGCAGACTTCCACCCTGGCCGGCTCCGGCCAACTGGGCCTGGCGCGCATGGAAGAGACCATGCACCACGTGATGGGCGCCGCCGAGCTGGTCAACGCCAAGCTGGCGATCCTCAACGAGCGCGCCGGCAACATCAACCAGGTGGTCACCACCATCGTCAAGGTGGCCGACCAGACCAACCTGCTCTCGCTCAACGCCGCCATCGAGGCGGAGAAGGCCGGCGAGTACGGCCGTGGTTTCGCCGTGGTGGCCACCGAAGTGCGCCGTCTGGCCGACCAGACCGCCGTGGCCACCTACGACATCGAGCAGATGGTCCGCGAGATCCAGTCCGCCGTGTCCGCCGGCGTGATGGGCATGGACAAGTTCTCCGAGGAAGTGCGCCGTGGCATCGCCGAGGTCGGCCAGGTCGGCGAGCAGCTCTCGCAGATCATCCAGCAGGTGCAGGCGCTGGCGCCGCGCGTGCAGATGGTCAACGAAGGCATGCAGGCCCAGGCCACCGGCGCCGAGCAGATCAACCAGGCGCTGGTGCAACTGGGCGAGGCCACCGGGCAGACCGTGGAATCCCTGCGCCAGGCCAGCTTCGCCATCGATGAACTGAACCTGGTGGCCAACGGACTGCGCAATGGCGTTTCCCGCTTCAAGGTCTGA
- a CDS encoding hybrid sensor histidine kinase/response regulator — MTPDQMKDASMLELFRLEAEAQTQVLSQGLLALERNPGQADQLEACMRAAHSLKGAARIVGLDAGVQVAHVMEDCLVGAQEGRLLLAPEHIDALLAGTDILLHIADAQAERAEQAQQAVPAMVERLQALVSGQAAVRAAPPVPAEMPPLAEPEAAVEQPPRRRSGDSDDAGERVLRVTAERLNQLLDYSSKALVESQRLKPLLDSLQRLKRVQASASRVLDGARDAVGGANLEPEAQTYLADARRLVGECQQLLSEQIAELDEFSFKAGQRAQSLYDTALACRMRPFSDVLAGQARMVRDLGRSLGKAVRLDIQGATTQVDREVLEKLEAPLTHLLRNAVDHGIESPEVRLRAGKPEEGRIQLLARHHAGMLVLELQDDGAGVDLERLRHAIVRRQLSTGETVARLTEDELLAFLFLPGFSMREQVTEVSGRGVGLDAVQHMVRQLRGGIRMEQVGGQGARFHLEVPLTLSVVRSLAVTIGGEAYAFPLAHIERMRRLAPEEIVQLEGRQQFWHEGRHVGLVAASQLLQRPEGNASDEEIAVVVIRERDRLYGVAVERFIGERTLVVLPLDPRLGKVQDVSAGALLDDGTPVLILDVEDMLRSVEKLLATGRLERIDSAGRLSGPQRKRVLVVDDSLTVRELERKLLLGRGYDVAVAVDGMDGWNALRSEHFDLVITDIDMPRMDGIELVTLIRRDSRLQSLPVMVVSYKDREEDRRRGLDAGADYYLAKASFHDEALLDAVVDLIGGAQG; from the coding sequence ATGACCCCGGATCAGATGAAGGATGCCTCGATGCTGGAGCTGTTCCGCCTGGAGGCGGAGGCCCAGACGCAGGTGCTCAGCCAGGGCCTGCTGGCGCTGGAGCGCAACCCGGGCCAGGCCGACCAGCTGGAAGCCTGCATGCGCGCCGCCCATTCGCTGAAGGGCGCGGCGCGGATCGTCGGGCTGGATGCCGGCGTACAGGTCGCCCACGTGATGGAGGATTGCCTGGTCGGCGCCCAGGAAGGGCGCCTGCTGCTGGCGCCGGAGCACATCGATGCGCTGCTGGCCGGCACCGATATCCTGCTGCATATCGCCGATGCCCAGGCCGAGCGGGCCGAGCAGGCGCAACAGGCGGTCCCGGCGATGGTGGAGCGCCTGCAGGCGCTGGTGAGCGGGCAGGCGGCGGTACGCGCCGCGCCGCCCGTGCCGGCGGAAATGCCCCCGCTCGCCGAGCCCGAGGCCGCCGTCGAGCAGCCGCCGCGCCGTCGCTCCGGCGACAGTGACGACGCCGGCGAGCGTGTCCTGCGGGTTACCGCCGAACGCCTCAACCAGTTGCTCGACTATTCCAGCAAGGCGCTGGTGGAGTCCCAGCGCCTGAAGCCGCTGCTCGACTCGTTGCAGCGCCTGAAGCGTGTGCAGGCCAGCGCCAGCCGCGTGCTGGATGGCGCCCGCGACGCCGTCGGCGGCGCCAACCTCGAACCCGAAGCGCAGACATACCTGGCCGACGCGCGGCGGCTGGTCGGCGAATGCCAGCAGTTGCTCAGCGAACAGATCGCCGAGCTCGACGAGTTCAGCTTCAAGGCCGGCCAGCGCGCCCAGTCGCTCTACGACACCGCGCTGGCCTGCCGCATGCGGCCTTTCTCCGACGTACTCGCCGGGCAGGCGCGGATGGTCCGCGACCTCGGCCGCTCGCTGGGCAAGGCCGTGCGCCTGGACATTCAGGGGGCCACCACCCAGGTCGACCGCGAGGTGCTGGAAAAGCTCGAAGCGCCGCTCACCCACCTGCTGCGCAATGCCGTCGACCACGGCATCGAGTCCCCCGAGGTACGCCTCCGGGCCGGCAAGCCGGAGGAGGGCCGCATCCAACTGCTGGCCCGGCACCACGCCGGGATGCTGGTGCTGGAGCTGCAGGATGACGGCGCCGGGGTCGATCTGGAGCGCCTGCGCCACGCCATTGTCCGCCGCCAGCTCTCCACCGGGGAGACCGTGGCGCGGCTGACCGAGGATGAGCTACTGGCCTTCCTGTTCCTGCCCGGCTTCAGCATGCGCGAACAGGTCACCGAAGTGTCCGGCCGGGGCGTCGGCCTGGACGCCGTACAGCACATGGTGCGCCAGCTGCGCGGCGGCATCCGCATGGAGCAGGTGGGGGGGCAGGGCGCGCGCTTCCACCTGGAGGTACCGCTGACCCTCTCGGTGGTGCGCAGCCTGGCGGTCACCATCGGCGGCGAGGCCTACGCCTTCCCGCTGGCGCATATCGAACGCATGCGCCGCCTGGCGCCGGAGGAGATCGTCCAGCTCGAGGGGCGCCAGCAGTTCTGGCACGAGGGGCGGCACGTCGGCCTGGTCGCGGCCAGCCAGTTGCTGCAACGCCCCGAGGGCAACGCCAGCGACGAGGAGATCGCCGTGGTGGTGATCCGCGAGCGCGACAGGCTCTACGGCGTGGCGGTGGAGCGTTTCATCGGCGAGCGGACCCTGGTGGTGCTGCCGCTCGACCCGCGCCTGGGCAAGGTGCAGGACGTGTCTGCCGGCGCGCTGCTGGACGACGGCACGCCGGTGCTGATCCTCGATGTCGAGGACATGTTGCGCTCGGTGGAGAAGCTGCTGGCCACCGGTCGCCTGGAGCGCATCGACTCCGCCGGCCGCCTGAGCGGTCCGCAGCGCAAGCGCGTGCTGGTGGTGGACGACTCGCTCACCGTGCGCGAGCTGGAGCGCAAGCTGCTGCTCGGTCGCGGCTACGACGTCGCCGTGGCGGTGGATGGCATGGATGGCTGGAATGCGCTGCGTTCGGAGCATTTCGACCTGGTCATCACCGACATCGACATGCCGCGCATGGACGGCATCGAGCTGGTCACCCTGATCCGCCGCGACAGCCGCCTGCAATCGCTGCCGGTGATGGTGGTGTCCTACAAGGATCGCGAAGAAGACCGCCGGCGCGGGCTCGACGCCGGCGCCGACTATTATCTGGCCAAGGCCAGTTTCCACGATGAGGCCCTGCTGGATGCGGTGGTCGACCTGATCGGAGGTGCGCAGGGATGA
- a CDS encoding MFS transporter, whose product MSDPAVTSATQSRTYERQVSSRREERKVIFASSLGTVFEWYDFFLYGALAAVISKQFFAGVNDTTAFIFALLAFAAGFLVRPFGALVFGRLGDMIGRKYTFLVTILLMGLSTFAVGLLPSYASIGVAAPIILIALRMLQGLALGGEYGGAAIYVAEHAPANKRGSYTSWIQSTATGGLLLSLLVILACRQLTGDQFETWGWRLPFLLSIVLLGISTWIRLSMHESPAFLKMKAEGKTSKSPLKESFTNWKNLKIVLTALFSINAGQAVTFYCAQFYVLFFLTQVLKVDGALANELLVVALVIGAPFFVVAGWLSDRIGRKPVLLAGLLLATVGYFPLFQALTHYANPQIDQASRTAPITVIADPATCTFQFDPVGKAKFDSPCDQVKTLLVKSGVPYGSQAAPAGSGVVVTVGETRIEGFDAAALSAAVKAAGYPAKADAEQVNKGMVIAILVALVLISCLCYGPLAALMVELFPTRIRYTSLSLPYHIGNGWFGGLLPTLSFALVVYTGDIFYGLWYPVLITAVSLVCALLFLKETRHNDIHAD is encoded by the coding sequence ATGTCTGATCCAGCAGTGACGAGTGCGACACAGAGCAGGACCTACGAGCGGCAGGTGTCGTCACGCCGCGAAGAGCGCAAGGTGATCTTCGCCTCGTCGCTCGGCACGGTGTTCGAGTGGTACGACTTCTTCCTCTACGGCGCGCTGGCGGCGGTCATCAGCAAGCAGTTCTTCGCCGGGGTGAACGACACCACCGCCTTCATCTTCGCCCTGCTGGCCTTCGCCGCCGGCTTCCTCGTGCGACCCTTCGGCGCGCTGGTGTTCGGCCGCCTGGGCGACATGATCGGGCGCAAGTACACCTTCCTCGTCACCATCCTGCTGATGGGCCTGTCGACCTTCGCCGTCGGCCTGCTGCCGTCCTACGCCAGCATCGGCGTGGCCGCGCCGATCATCCTCATCGCGCTGCGCATGCTGCAGGGCCTGGCGCTGGGCGGCGAGTACGGCGGCGCGGCGATCTACGTGGCCGAGCACGCGCCGGCCAACAAGCGCGGCAGCTACACCAGCTGGATCCAGTCGACCGCCACCGGCGGCCTGCTGCTGTCGCTGCTGGTGATCCTCGCCTGCCGCCAGCTCACCGGCGACCAGTTCGAGACCTGGGGCTGGCGCCTGCCGTTCCTGCTGTCCATCGTGCTGCTGGGCATTTCCACCTGGATTCGCCTGTCGATGCACGAGTCGCCGGCGTTCCTGAAGATGAAGGCCGAGGGCAAGACCAGCAAGTCGCCGCTCAAGGAGTCCTTCACCAACTGGAAGAACCTGAAGATCGTCCTTACCGCGCTGTTCAGCATCAACGCCGGGCAGGCGGTGACCTTCTACTGTGCGCAGTTCTACGTGCTGTTCTTCCTCACCCAGGTGCTCAAGGTGGACGGCGCCCTGGCCAACGAACTGCTGGTCGTCGCGCTGGTGATCGGTGCGCCGTTCTTCGTGGTGGCCGGCTGGCTTTCCGACAGGATCGGCCGCAAACCGGTACTGTTGGCGGGCCTGCTGCTGGCGACGGTGGGTTACTTCCCGCTGTTCCAGGCGTTGACCCATTACGCCAACCCGCAGATCGACCAGGCGTCGCGCACCGCGCCGATCACCGTGATAGCGGACCCGGCAACCTGTACCTTCCAGTTCGATCCGGTCGGCAAGGCCAAATTCGACAGCCCCTGCGACCAGGTGAAGACCCTGCTGGTGAAGAGCGGCGTGCCCTATGGCTCGCAGGCGGCGCCGGCCGGCAGTGGCGTGGTGGTGACCGTCGGCGAGACGCGCATCGAAGGTTTCGACGCCGCTGCGCTGAGCGCCGCGGTGAAGGCGGCGGGCTATCCGGCCAAGGCGGATGCCGAGCAGGTGAACAAGGGCATGGTGATCGCCATCCTGGTGGCGCTGGTGCTGATCTCCTGCCTCTGCTACGGCCCGCTGGCGGCGCTGATGGTGGAGCTGTTCCCGACCCGCATCCGCTACACCTCGCTGTCGCTGCCGTACCACATCGGCAACGGCTGGTTCGGTGGTCTGCTGCCGACCCTGTCGTTCGCCCTGGTGGTGTACACCGGCGATATCTTCTATGGCCTGTGGTATCCGGTGCTGATCACGGCGGTGAGCCTGGTTTGCGCGCTGCTGTTCCTCAAGGAAACCCGCCACAACGACATCCACGCCGACTGA
- a CDS encoding chemotaxis response regulator protein-glutamate methylesterase — MKIGIVNDMPLAVEAMRRALAFEPAHRVVWVASNGAEAIEMCAAQKPDAVLMDLLMPVMDGVEATRRIMAQSPCAIIVVTVDLEQNMTRVFDAMGYGAVDAVNTPAIGSGDAYEAARPLLRKLQNLAWLNAPRNERPPATIEPLRRGSGARQLVAIGSSAGGPAALAELFSQLPTSFPAAIVVVQHVDEVFAAGMAEWLSTQARIPVRLARQGELPQPGCVLLAGTNHHIRLLRNGELAYTAEPSSHIYRPSIDVFFDSLVENWNGDAVGVLLTGMGRDGAEGLKHMRERGFLTLAQDQDSSAVYGMPKAAAAIGAAVEIRALGDIARRLAEVCG; from the coding sequence ATGAAGATAGGGATCGTCAATGACATGCCCCTGGCGGTGGAGGCGATGCGCCGCGCGCTGGCCTTCGAGCCGGCGCACCGGGTGGTCTGGGTAGCCTCCAACGGCGCGGAAGCCATCGAGATGTGCGCCGCGCAGAAGCCCGACGCGGTGCTGATGGACCTGCTGATGCCGGTGATGGATGGCGTCGAGGCCACCCGCCGGATCATGGCCCAGAGCCCCTGCGCGATCATCGTGGTCACCGTCGACCTGGAGCAGAACATGACCCGGGTGTTCGATGCGATGGGCTATGGCGCGGTGGACGCGGTGAACACCCCGGCCATCGGCAGCGGCGATGCCTACGAGGCCGCCCGCCCGCTGCTGCGCAAGCTGCAGAACCTGGCCTGGCTCAACGCCCCGCGCAATGAACGTCCCCCGGCCACCATCGAACCGCTGCGCCGGGGCAGCGGCGCGCGCCAACTGGTGGCCATCGGTTCCTCGGCCGGGGGCCCGGCGGCCCTGGCGGAACTGTTCAGCCAACTGCCGACGAGTTTCCCCGCCGCCATCGTGGTGGTGCAGCACGTCGATGAAGTGTTCGCCGCCGGCATGGCCGAGTGGCTCTCGACCCAGGCGCGCATCCCCGTGCGCCTGGCCCGCCAGGGCGAACTGCCGCAGCCCGGCTGCGTGCTGCTGGCCGGCACCAATCACCATATCCGTCTGCTCAGGAACGGCGAGCTGGCCTACACCGCCGAGCCGAGCAGCCATATCTACCGTCCATCCATCGACGTGTTCTTCGACAGCCTGGTGGAGAACTGGAACGGCGACGCCGTCGGCGTGCTGCTCACCGGCATGGGCCGCGACGGCGCCGAAGGGCTCAAGCACATGCGCGAGCGTGGCTTTCTCACCCTTGCCCAGGATCAGGACAGCAGCGCTGTCTATGGCATGCCCAAGGCCGCAGCCGCGATCGGCGCCGCCGTAGAGATACGTGCGCTGGGCGATATCGCTCGCCGTCTTGCCGAGGTTTGCGGCTAG
- a CDS encoding chemotaxis protein CheW, whose translation MPEYDYELQLDDRAEPVEDCWNRIGVRGDKSCPRLVEHIHCRNCPVYAAAAIRLLDRYSLGGESAAPAPVADEAAPEDGLAYLIFRLGDEWLGLPTRALAEVASECAVHSLPHQRSPALLGVANVRGTLVACISLGELLGLDRGTGVANGRRVVPRMLILAAGSGPVLSPVDEVDGIHELDSATVVAASGPALAANDRFTHGVLQWSGRSVRLLDPEALLDAATRSLA comes from the coding sequence ATGCCTGAATACGACTACGAATTGCAACTGGATGATCGTGCCGAGCCGGTGGAGGACTGCTGGAACCGCATCGGTGTGCGCGGCGACAAGTCCTGCCCGCGGCTCGTCGAGCACATCCATTGCCGCAACTGCCCGGTCTATGCGGCGGCGGCCATTCGCCTGCTGGACCGCTACTCGCTGGGCGGCGAATCCGCCGCGCCGGCGCCGGTGGCCGATGAAGCGGCGCCCGAGGACGGGCTCGCCTACCTGATTTTCCGTCTCGGCGATGAATGGCTGGGGCTGCCGACCCGCGCCCTGGCGGAGGTCGCCTCCGAATGCGCGGTGCACTCGCTGCCGCACCAGCGCTCGCCGGCGCTGCTGGGCGTGGCCAATGTGCGGGGAACGCTGGTGGCCTGCATCTCGCTGGGCGAACTGCTCGGCCTGGATCGGGGCACCGGCGTTGCCAACGGCCGGCGCGTGGTGCCGCGCATGTTGATCCTGGCGGCCGGCAGCGGGCCGGTCCTGTCGCCGGTGGATGAGGTGGACGGCATTCATGAGCTGGACAGCGCCACTGTGGTGGCTGCGTCCGGGCCAGCGTTGGCGGCCAACGATCGTTTCACCCACGGCGTGTTGCAGTGGAGCGGACGCAGTGTCCGCCTGCTTGACCCCGAGGCGTTGCTGGATGCCGCCACCCGGAGCCTCGCATGA